The following coding sequences lie in one Capnocytophaga stomatis genomic window:
- the murD gene encoding UDP-N-acetylmuramoyl-L-alanine--D-glutamate ligase — translation MKKLVILGGGESGVGAAILGKKEGWDVFLSDKGKVAIKYTNVLNQHNIRWEEGKHTESEILSASSIIKSPGIPDTVEIIKKAKEKGIEIISEIEFAYRYTKGKIVAITGSNGKTTTTSLTHHILKESGLNVGVAGNIGKSFAQMVAEDDKEYYVLEISSFQLDGITSFKPHIAILLNITPDHLDRYDYKMENYIASKFRITENQDENDYFIYDADDPIIEQYLKNHSIKARKIPFSLEKEQKEGAFFKNNTIYTMIDNKTIEFEVENASLRGKHNAKNSMAGSVASRLLNVRKQSIRESLKGFVGEPHRLEEVKTVEGVTYINDSKATNVNSVFFALDTMKTPVVWIVGGVDKGNDYSPLLPYVHEKVKAIVCLGKDNRVILNSFGNIVEQMVETQSMADAVAFAKRFASNGDTVLLSPACASFDLFKNYEDRGDEFKKEVEKL, via the coding sequence ATGAAGAAATTAGTCATTTTAGGAGGAGGCGAAAGCGGCGTTGGGGCAGCCATTCTTGGAAAAAAGGAGGGCTGGGACGTGTTTTTGTCCGACAAAGGCAAAGTAGCTATCAAATATACCAACGTACTCAATCAACATAACATTCGTTGGGAAGAAGGCAAGCACACGGAGAGCGAAATTCTCTCCGCCAGTAGCATCATAAAAAGTCCAGGAATTCCTGACACGGTGGAAATCATCAAAAAAGCAAAGGAAAAGGGCATTGAAATCATTTCCGAAATTGAATTTGCCTATCGCTATACCAAAGGGAAGATTGTTGCCATCACCGGAAGCAACGGAAAAACAACCACAACCAGTTTAACACATCACATTTTGAAGGAAAGTGGGCTGAATGTGGGCGTAGCGGGCAACATCGGGAAGAGTTTTGCTCAAATGGTCGCCGAAGATGACAAAGAATACTACGTTCTGGAAATCAGCAGCTTTCAACTGGACGGTATTACGAGTTTTAAGCCGCACATTGCCATCTTGCTGAACATCACCCCTGACCATCTGGACAGATACGATTATAAAATGGAGAATTACATCGCGTCGAAATTCAGAATTACCGAAAATCAGGACGAAAACGATTATTTCATCTACGATGCTGACGACCCTATTATCGAACAATACTTGAAAAACCATTCCATTAAAGCTCGAAAGATTCCATTTTCCTTAGAAAAGGAACAAAAAGAAGGAGCATTTTTTAAAAATAATACAATTTATACTATGATTGACAATAAAACTATTGAATTTGAAGTAGAAAACGCCTCGCTAAGAGGAAAACACAACGCCAAAAACTCAATGGCAGGTTCCGTTGCCTCCCGATTATTGAACGTTAGGAAGCAATCTATTCGCGAAAGCTTAAAAGGCTTCGTGGGTGAGCCGCATCGTTTGGAAGAAGTGAAAACAGTGGAAGGCGTGACCTACATCAATGACTCCAAAGCCACGAATGTGAACTCAGTGTTCTTCGCTCTGGACACAATGAAAACGCCCGTAGTATGGATTGTTGGCGGCGTGGACAAAGGCAACGACTACTCTCCCCTACTTCCTTACGTACACGAAAAGGTAAAAGCCATTGTATGCTTAGGGAAAGACAACCGAGTGATATTGAACTCCTTCGGGAACATTGTAGAGCAAATGGTAGAAACACAAAGTATGGCTGATGCCGTAGCTTTTGCCAAACGTTTTGCAAGTAATGGAGATACGGTGCTACTTTCGCCGGCGTGTGCAAGCTTCGATTTGTTTAAGAATTACGAAGATCGAGGAGATGAATTCAAGAAAGAAGTAGAAAAACTATAA